One genomic region from Pseudochaenichthys georgianus chromosome 15, fPseGeo1.2, whole genome shotgun sequence encodes:
- the gnrh3 gene encoding gonadotropin-releasing hormone 3: MEASSRVMVQVLMLALVVQVTLSQHWSYGWLPGGKRSVGELEATIRMMGTGGVVSLPDEASAQTQERLRPYNVMNDDYSHFDRKRKFPNN; this comes from the exons ATGGAAGCGAGCAGCAGAGTGATGGTGCAGGTGTTGATGTTGGCGTTGGTGGTGCAGGTCACCCTGTCCCAGCACTGGTCCTATGGGTGGCTACCAGGTGGAAAGAGGAGTGTGGGAGAGCTGGAGGCCACCATCAGG ATGATGGGTACAGGAGGAGTGGTATCTCTTCCCGATGAGGCGAGTGCCCAGACCCAAGAGAGGCTTCGACCATACAATGTA ATGAATGACGATTACAGTCATTTTGACCGAAAGAGAAAGTTCCCTAATAATTGA